In one window of Pseudooceanicola aestuarii DNA:
- a CDS encoding NADP-dependent malic enzyme yields MSRIKINPEDALAFHLEPTPGKFEISATVPMTTQRDLSLAYSPGVAVPCEAIHQSPETAYDYTNKGNLVAVISNGTAVLGLGNLGALASKPVMEGKAVLFKRFADVNSIDIELDTENVDEIVQAVKLMGPTFGGINLEDIKAPECFMIEQRLKEEMDIPVFHDDQHGTAVICAAGLINALHLSGKKIEDVRIVLNGAGAAGIACLELLKSMGARHENCIMCDTKGVIYQGRTEGMNQWKSAHAVKTDLRSLADAMNGADVFLGVSAKGAVTQEMVISMAPDPVIFAMANPDPEITPEDAHAVREDAIVATGRSDYPNQVNNVLGFPYLFRGALDINARAINDEMKIACAEALAKLAREDVPDEVAMAYGRALTFGRDYIIPTPFDPRLIFRIPPAVARAGMDTGAARRPIVDMDAYELSLKTRMDPTASILRGIHARARNAQARMIFAEGDDPRVLRAAVLYQRGGLGEALVVGREQDVREKLETAGMGDAFKELKIVNAANTGNLELYKSFLYDRLQRRGHDQVDIHRLAARDRHVFSALMLAHGHGDAMITGVTRKSAHVMELINHVFDADAEHGAVGVTALIHKGRIVFVADTLVHEWPDEYDLATIAERSAEVVRDFGLEPRVAFVSFSTFGYPVSERATKMHVAPRVLKERGVDFEYEGEMTVDVALNAKSRAAYPFARLTDNANVLVVPARHSASISVKLMQEMAGATVVGPILSGVDQPIQVCSTTSTVNDILNMAVLAACKVK; encoded by the coding sequence ATGAGCAGGATCAAGATCAACCCGGAAGACGCCCTGGCCTTTCACCTGGAGCCGACGCCCGGCAAGTTCGAGATCAGCGCCACGGTCCCGATGACCACGCAGCGCGACCTGAGCCTGGCCTATTCTCCCGGTGTCGCCGTGCCCTGCGAGGCGATCCACCAAAGTCCCGAGACGGCCTATGATTACACCAACAAGGGCAACCTGGTCGCCGTGATCTCCAACGGGACGGCGGTGCTGGGGCTGGGCAATCTGGGCGCGTTGGCCTCCAAGCCGGTGATGGAGGGCAAGGCGGTGCTGTTCAAGCGCTTTGCCGACGTGAATTCCATCGACATCGAGCTGGACACCGAAAACGTGGACGAGATCGTCCAGGCGGTAAAGTTGATGGGCCCGACCTTCGGCGGCATCAACCTTGAGGATATCAAGGCGCCCGAATGCTTCATGATCGAGCAGCGCCTGAAGGAAGAGATGGATATCCCCGTCTTCCACGACGATCAGCACGGCACCGCCGTGATCTGTGCCGCCGGTCTGATCAACGCGCTGCACCTGTCAGGCAAGAAGATCGAAGACGTGCGCATCGTCCTGAATGGGGCGGGTGCTGCCGGCATCGCCTGTCTGGAACTGCTGAAATCCATGGGCGCGCGGCATGAAAACTGCATCATGTGCGACACCAAGGGCGTCATCTACCAGGGCCGGACCGAGGGGATGAACCAGTGGAAATCGGCTCATGCGGTGAAGACGGACCTGCGTAGCCTGGCCGATGCGATGAACGGCGCGGACGTGTTCCTGGGCGTGTCGGCCAAGGGGGCCGTGACGCAGGAGATGGTGATCTCCATGGCGCCGGATCCGGTGATCTTTGCCATGGCGAACCCCGATCCCGAGATCACGCCCGAAGACGCCCATGCGGTGCGCGAGGACGCGATCGTTGCCACGGGCCGCAGCGATTACCCCAACCAGGTGAACAACGTTCTGGGCTTTCCCTACCTGTTCCGGGGTGCGCTGGACATCAACGCGCGCGCCATCAACGACGAGATGAAGATCGCCTGTGCCGAGGCCCTGGCCAAGCTGGCACGCGAAGACGTCCCGGACGAGGTCGCCATGGCCTATGGCCGGGCGCTGACCTTTGGCCGGGACTATATCATCCCCACGCCGTTCGATCCGCGCCTGATCTTCCGCATCCCGCCTGCCGTGGCACGCGCGGGCATGGACACCGGTGCCGCACGGCGGCCCATCGTGGACATGGATGCCTACGAGCTGAGCCTGAAGACCCGCATGGATCCGACCGCCAGCATCCTGCGCGGCATTCATGCCCGCGCCCGTAACGCCCAGGCCCGCATGATCTTTGCCGAGGGTGACGACCCCCGCGTCCTGCGCGCCGCCGTGCTGTACCAGCGTGGCGGGCTGGGGGAGGCGCTGGTCGTCGGCCGAGAGCAGGACGTTCGGGAAAAGCTGGAAACCGCCGGCATGGGTGACGCCTTCAAGGAACTGAAGATCGTCAACGCCGCCAACACCGGCAATCTGGAACTGTACAAGAGCTTTCTCTACGACCGGCTGCAACGGCGCGGCCACGACCAGGTGGATATCCACCGCCTGGCGGCGCGGGATCGCCACGTCTTTTCCGCACTGATGCTGGCCCATGGCCATGGCGATGCGATGATCACCGGCGTGACGCGAAAATCGGCCCATGTGATGGAGCTGATCAACCATGTCTTCGACGCCGATGCCGAACATGGCGCCGTGGGGGTCACTGCGCTGATCCACAAGGGGCGTATTGTTTTTGTCGCCGATACGCTGGTGCATGAATGGCCGGACGAATACGATCTGGCCACCATCGCCGAACGTTCTGCCGAGGTGGTGCGCGACTTCGGGCTGGAACCGCGCGTCGCCTTCGTGTCCTTCTCCACCTTCGGCTATCCGGTGTCGGAGCGCGCGACCAAGATGCACGTCGCCCCGCGCGTACTGAAGGAACGGGGGGTCGATTTCGAATACGAGGGGGAGATGACGGTAGATGTGGCCCTGAACGCCAAGTCGCGGGCTGCCTATCCCTTTGCCCGGCTGACGGACAATGCCAACGTGCTGGTGGTGCCGGCGCGGCATTCGGCGAGCATCTCGGTCAAGTTGATGCAGGAGATGGCGGGCGCCACCGTGGTCGGCCCGATCCTGTCCGGCGTGGACCAGCCGATCCAGGTCTGTTCCACCACGTCCACCGTCAACGACATCCTGAACATGGCCGTGCTGGCCGCCTGCAAGGTGAAGTGA
- a CDS encoding ribokinase — MTIWNLGSVNADLVYRLPHLPVAGETLTATGFAQGLGGKGANMSVAAARAGSMVQQIGAVGQDGIWMRDRLADYGVGVDHIAVLDGPSGQAIIAVDDAGENQIIILGGANRQIDDAMVAAALDAARPGDIAITQNETTGQQAFARLVRARGLRLAYAAAPFEATAVAAMLDHLDLLVMNQVEADQLTRATGTAPEALPVADVVITRGGAGCRWIATGPGTTRDVAAPRVTPVDTTGAGDTFTGYLVAGLDQGLAMADALDLAQRAAALMVTRHGTADVIPRRDEV, encoded by the coding sequence ATGACGATCTGGAACCTCGGCTCGGTCAATGCCGATCTGGTCTATCGTCTGCCGCATCTGCCGGTGGCCGGAGAGACGCTGACCGCCACCGGGTTTGCCCAGGGGCTGGGCGGCAAGGGCGCCAACATGTCCGTCGCCGCCGCCCGAGCGGGATCAATGGTGCAGCAGATCGGCGCCGTCGGTCAGGATGGCATCTGGATGCGCGACCGGCTGGCGGATTACGGCGTCGGCGTGGACCATATCGCCGTTCTGGACGGTCCGTCGGGACAGGCGATCATCGCGGTGGACGATGCGGGCGAGAACCAGATCATCATCCTGGGAGGTGCCAACCGGCAGATCGACGATGCAATGGTTGCCGCCGCGCTGGACGCGGCCCGGCCGGGGGACATCGCCATCACCCAGAACGAGACAACGGGCCAGCAGGCCTTTGCCCGCCTGGTCCGCGCCCGCGGGTTGCGCCTGGCCTATGCCGCCGCCCCGTTCGAGGCCACGGCCGTTGCCGCAATGCTCGATCACCTGGACCTGCTGGTCATGAACCAGGTGGAGGCCGACCAGCTGACTCGTGCCACCGGCACCGCGCCCGAGGCGCTGCCAGTGGCCGATGTGGTGATCACCCGTGGCGGCGCTGGCTGCCGCTGGATTGCCACCGGCCCCGGCACCACCCGTGACGTCGCCGCACCGCGCGTGACCCCGGTGGATACCACCGGCGCGGGCGACACGTTCACCGGCTATCTGGTGGCCGGGCTGGATCAGGGGCTGGCTATGGCGGACGCGCTGGACCTGGCGCAGCGGGCCGCCGCACTGATGGTCACGCGCCACGGCACCGCCGACGTGATCCCCAGGCGCGACGAGGTCTAG
- the msrA gene encoding peptide-methionine (S)-S-oxide reductase MsrA: protein MPRSPSFPLRALTLLAATALPLTPVQAAPTEEIIVAGGCFWCVEADFEKIPGVTEAVSGFTGGDVKNPSYKQVTGGGTGHYEAVRITFDPDRVSRETLYDRLVHSIDAVDDGGQFCDRGNSYRPAIFVANAAERATAQAVLDDAAQELTSRGITDPIVVPLLDQGPFYDAEAYHQDYYKSQDLILTRFGPRRKEKAYELYRDACQRDARLRQLWGDAAFPGVGG, encoded by the coding sequence ATGCCCAGATCACCCAGTTTTCCCCTGCGCGCCCTGACCCTGCTGGCCGCGACCGCCCTGCCCCTGACCCCCGTCCAGGCCGCCCCGACCGAGGAGATCATCGTCGCTGGCGGCTGTTTCTGGTGCGTCGAAGCGGATTTCGAGAAGATCCCCGGCGTGACCGAAGCCGTATCAGGCTTTACTGGCGGGGATGTGAAAAATCCCAGCTACAAGCAGGTCACCGGCGGCGGCACCGGCCATTACGAGGCAGTGCGCATCACATTCGATCCCGATCGTGTTTCACGTGAGACATTGTATGACCGGCTGGTGCATTCCATCGACGCCGTAGATGACGGCGGGCAGTTCTGCGACCGCGGCAACAGCTACCGCCCCGCGATCTTTGTCGCCAACGCGGCAGAGCGTGCCACCGCCCAAGCTGTCCTGGACGACGCGGCGCAGGAGCTGACGTCGCGCGGTATCACCGATCCGATCGTCGTGCCGCTGCTGGACCAGGGACCATTCTACGATGCAGAGGCCTATCATCAGGATTACTACAAGAGTCAGGATCTGATCCTGACCCGGTTCGGCCCCCGGCGAAAGGAAAAGGCCTATGAGCTGTATCGCGACGCCTGCCAGCGCGACGCGCGGCTGCGGCAGCTCTGGGGCGACGCGGCCTTTCCCGGGGTGGGTGGCTAG
- a CDS encoding D-amino acid aminotransferase, with protein MTEQTTHDADHDPRNDHLMFWLNGKVVAAQDAKVSIYDSGFMLGDGIWEGLRLYNGRWAFVDAHLDRLFEAALAIDLDIGIDRAGLKAALEAVRQANGMETDAHARLMVTRGVKSRPFQHPSLSRSGPTVAIIAEHSVPRVGRPIRLATVPHQRGLPMTQDPKLNSHSKLNCILACIAAEKAGADEALMLDVHGFVNTTNACNFFIVRKGAVWTSTGDYCMNGITRGHVIDLCRRNDIPVFERNFSLVECYGAEEAFLTGTFGAQTPVGEIDGRVIGDGTLGPVTARLRELYKARVMQEVGA; from the coding sequence ATGACCGAACAGACGACCCATGACGCCGATCATGACCCCCGCAACGATCATCTGATGTTCTGGCTGAACGGCAAGGTGGTCGCCGCGCAGGACGCCAAGGTCAGCATCTATGACAGCGGCTTCATGCTGGGCGACGGGATCTGGGAGGGGCTGCGGCTGTACAACGGGCGCTGGGCCTTCGTCGATGCGCATCTGGACCGGCTGTTCGAGGCAGCGCTGGCCATCGACCTGGACATCGGCATCGACCGTGCCGGCCTGAAAGCCGCGCTGGAGGCGGTGCGCCAGGCAAATGGCATGGAAACGGATGCCCATGCCCGGCTGATGGTCACGCGCGGGGTCAAGTCCCGGCCGTTCCAGCATCCGTCGCTGTCCCGTTCGGGGCCGACGGTGGCGATCATCGCGGAACATTCCGTTCCGCGCGTCGGGCGGCCGATCCGGCTGGCCACGGTGCCGCATCAACGCGGGCTGCCGATGACCCAGGATCCCAAGCTGAACTCCCATTCCAAGTTGAACTGCATTCTGGCCTGTATCGCCGCCGAAAAGGCAGGTGCCGACGAGGCGCTGATGCTGGATGTCCATGGCTTCGTGAACACGACCAACGCCTGCAACTTCTTCATCGTCCGCAAGGGCGCGGTTTGGACCTCTACCGGGGATTACTGCATGAACGGGATCACCCGGGGGCATGTGATCGACCTGTGTCGGCGGAACGACATTCCGGTGTTCGAGCGGAACTTCTCTCTCGTGGAGTGCTACGGCGCGGAGGAGGCCTTTCTGACCGGGACGTTCGGCGCGCAGACGCCGGTGGGGGAAATCGACGGTCGGGTGATCGGCGACGGCACCTTGGGTCCGGTGACGGCCCGCCTGCGAGAGCTGTACAAGGCGCGCGTCATGCAGGAGGTCGGGGCATGA
- a CDS encoding sulfotransferase, which translates to MRIAAWSGPRNLSTAMMYAFGNRADFTAVDEPFYAAYLTRTGLYHPMREQVLAAQSDDMGTVVADLIAPLPEGRHVYHKHMAQHILPDTPLDWLDQCRHLILLRHPDRVISSFAKGYDNVTLADVGFLQLAELFDILRDRGLDPVVVDSADIRRDPEGMLRAICDRLGLDWDPAMLSWPAGPKPADGVWAPHWYAAVHRSTGFAGPEGDLPEQDRRVERIAQAAMPYYDRLVAEKLVP; encoded by the coding sequence ATGAGGATCGCCGCCTGGTCCGGGCCGCGCAACCTGTCCACCGCGATGATGTATGCCTTTGGCAACCGGGCGGATTTCACGGCCGTGGACGAACCGTTCTACGCCGCCTATCTGACGCGTACCGGCCTGTATCACCCGATGCGCGAACAGGTGCTGGCCGCCCAGTCCGACGACATGGGCACCGTGGTCGCCGACCTGATCGCGCCGCTGCCCGAGGGGCGCCATGTCTATCACAAGCACATGGCTCAGCATATCCTGCCCGACACGCCGCTGGACTGGCTGGATCAATGCCGGCACCTGATCCTGCTGCGCCATCCCGACCGGGTGATCTCCAGCTTTGCCAAGGGGTATGACAATGTCACCCTCGCCGATGTCGGGTTCCTGCAACTGGCCGAGCTGTTCGATATCCTGCGCGACCGGGGGCTGGATCCCGTGGTGGTCGACAGCGCCGATATTCGCCGCGATCCCGAGGGGATGTTGCGCGCGATCTGCGATCGGCTGGGGCTGGATTGGGATCCGGCGATGCTGTCCTGGCCTGCGGGGCCCAAGCCTGCGGATGGCGTCTGGGCGCCGCATTGGTACGCGGCGGTGCATAGATCCACGGGTTTTGCCGGGCCCGAGGGGGATCTGCCTGAACAGGACAGGCGCGTGGAACGGATCGCGCAGGCCGCGATGCCCTATTACGACAGGCTGGTGGCGGAAAAGCTGGTCCCCTGA
- a CDS encoding argininosuccinate synthase, producing MTAPKKVVLAYSGGLDTSIILKWLQTEYGCEVVTFTADLGQGEELEPARAKAELLGIKPENIYIEDIREEFVRDFVFPMFRANAVYEGLYLLGTSIARPLISKRLIEIAEETGADAVAHGATGKGNDQVRFELSAYALNPDIKVIAPWREWDLSSRTKLLAFAEENQIPIAKDKRGEAPFSVDANLLHTSSEGKVLEDPANDAPDYVYQRTTHPEEAPDTPEFIEITFEKGDPVAINGEAMSPATILTKLNELGGKHGIGRLDLVEGRFVGMKSRGIYETPGGTVLLEAHRGIEQITLDRGAAHLKDQIMPQYAELIYNGFWFSPEREMLQALIDRSQEHVSGTVRLKLYKGLARTVGRWSDHSLYSEEHVTFEDDAGAYDQKDAAGFIKLNALRLRLLAMRERRLKT from the coding sequence ATGACCGCTCCGAAGAAAGTTGTCCTGGCCTATTCCGGCGGCCTCGATACCTCCATCATCCTCAAGTGGCTGCAAACCGAATACGGCTGCGAGGTCGTGACCTTCACCGCCGACCTCGGCCAGGGGGAGGAGCTGGAGCCCGCTCGTGCCAAGGCCGAGTTGCTGGGGATCAAGCCCGAGAACATCTATATCGAGGACATCCGCGAGGAATTCGTACGCGATTTCGTCTTCCCGATGTTCCGCGCCAATGCCGTCTACGAAGGGCTGTACCTGCTGGGCACCTCCATCGCGCGGCCGCTGATTTCCAAGCGCCTGATCGAGATCGCCGAGGAAACCGGCGCCGATGCCGTGGCCCATGGCGCCACCGGCAAGGGCAACGATCAGGTGCGGTTCGAACTGTCCGCCTATGCGCTGAACCCCGATATCAAGGTGATCGCGCCGTGGCGGGAATGGGATCTGTCCTCCCGCACCAAACTTCTGGCCTTTGCCGAGGAAAACCAGATCCCGATCGCCAAGGACAAGCGCGGCGAGGCGCCGTTCTCCGTCGATGCGAACCTGCTGCACACCTCTTCCGAGGGGAAAGTGCTGGAAGATCCGGCAAATGACGCGCCCGATTACGTCTACCAGCGCACCACCCACCCCGAAGAGGCGCCCGACACCCCCGAATTCATCGAAATCACCTTTGAAAAGGGTGATCCGGTCGCGATCAACGGGGAGGCCATGTCCCCCGCCACGATCCTGACAAAGCTGAACGAACTGGGTGGGAAGCACGGCATCGGCCGTCTGGATCTGGTCGAAGGCCGGTTCGTCGGCATGAAATCCCGTGGCATCTACGAGACCCCCGGCGGCACCGTCCTGCTGGAGGCGCATCGCGGCATCGAACAGATCACCCTGGACCGGGGCGCCGCCCACCTGAAGGACCAGATCATGCCGCAATATGCGGAACTGATCTACAACGGCTTCTGGTTCTCGCCCGAACGCGAAATGCTTCAGGCGCTGATCGATCGCAGTCAGGAGCACGTCTCCGGCACCGTCCGGCTGAAGCTGTACAAAGGTCTGGCGCGCACCGTCGGCCGCTGGTCCGATCACTCGCTCTACTCCGAAGAGCATGTGACCTTCGAAGATGACGCCGGCGCCTATGATCAGAAGGACGCCGCAGGGTTCATCAAGCTGAACGCCCTGCGTCTGCGCCTGCTGGCCATGCGGGAACGGCGGCTGAAGACGTAA